From Flexistipes sp.:
TATATTTTTCCAGTTTTCTTCTATCCCAATACCAACAGGCGTTACAAGGCCTGCTCCGGTAATGACTACTCTTCTTTGCACAAAAACCTCCGTAAAAAAGGATGGAAGAAGGTTTTCCTTCTTCCTTTATTCCTTACTGTACATGTTTTTTGATATGCTCTACAGCATCCTGAACAGTTTTGATTTTTTCTGCTTCTTCATCAGGTATTTCTAAATCGAATTCCTCTTCAAATGCCATAATAAGTTCCACTGTGTCCAGTGAATCAGCTCCGAGGTCGTCAATAAATGAAGCTTCCGGTTTAACCTCTTCTTCATCAATGTTCAACTGTTCCGCAATAATCTCTTTTACTTTTGCATCTACATC
This genomic window contains:
- the acpP gene encoding acyl carrier protein, with amino-acid sequence MADVDAKVKEIIAEQLNIDEEEVKPEASFIDDLGADSLDTVELIMAFEEEFDLEIPDEEAEKIKTVQDAVEHIKKHVQ